AGGTCTCACGCGTCATCGCCCACACCGAACCGGCACGAAACGCCTCTGCCAAGATCTGCGAGAAGCTCGGCTTCACCCTGCAGGGTGAGTATGATCACCCCACGGATGGAACCGTCTGGTATTGGACGAGGGATCTCGCCTGAGCCCGCGGCTCACTTTCTGGGCACTGCCTTCACCGCTCCAACGGAGATTCCTCCATCCACCAGCAGCGTCTGCCCGGTCATGTAGGCGCTCGCATCGGATGCGAGAAAAACCAAGGTGCCATCCAAGTCACCAGGCGCTCCCGGGCGCTTGAGAGGGATGCGGTCGGTCAAGTAATCGACCCATCCCGCATCCTCGTACATCACCGCGTTCTGCGCGGTCTTGAACCACCCGGGAGCGAGGCAATTCACGGTAACCCCGTGCTTTCCCCAATCATCAGCAAGGCTCATGGTCAGTTGCTTCACGCCTCCGCGGCTCGCGCCATACGGAGCAAGGCCTGCATAGCCGTTCACACAGGTCACCGACCCGATGTTGATGATGCGGCCGTAGCCTCGTTCCACCATCCGGCGGGCGATAGCCTGGGCAGTGAAGAAGACACCGCGGAGATTGGTATCGAGAATCAGGTTCCAATCTTCCCACGTCACCTCCAGCGCAGGCTTTCGGACATTGCAGCCGGCGTTATTCACGAGGATATCAAGCTTCCCCGCAGCAGCCCACGCGGCTTCCGCAGCAGCTTCAATGCTCTCCTTCTCGCGCACATCGAGAACAACAGGCCAGGCCTTTCGCCCCATCACCTCGATCTCGGCGACTGTCGAATCAAGCGACGACAGCGTGCGACTCGTCACCACGACATCTGCACCTGCCCTGGCGAGAGCCAAGGCAAAGCCCTTCCCAAGGCCACGGCTCGCGCCGGTCACCAAGGCCGTCTTTCCGGTAAGATCAAACAGGTTCATTCAATTATCGCGTTGTTGCACCCAGCGCTTCATGTGGAGATCCATCTCTGCCATCAGGTCGCTGAGGCTCTCCATCTGCACCTCGAGAGGCATTCCATCCAACTTCGTCTCCACCTCACCTAGCCGTGGCAGCATGCGCTGATGATACTCATTGGCACAGGATGAGCAGAAGAAGCGTGGCTCCGAGCCCGGCCCTTCCAAGATGGAGGTCATGCTGTCGCTGGTCATCGCAGTGCCACCGCAAAAGCGGCAACTCGCCTTCCGCATGGCCTGCATGAAGGCCCTCTCCGGCCCGGAAAGGGAAGTCTCGTAGCATTCCTTGCATAGCTTCCGCGATGGACCGCCATCAGGACGGCAAACGTAGTAGTTACCACGCTTTTCGCCGCACTCCTCGCAGAGCTCCTGTCCCGGCGTTTGCATGCTTTCTCAGCTGGTCACCAGCACTTTCAAGGCCCCCGGAGCCTTCGCCTTCACGAAAGCATCCACGCCATTCTCGAGACCGACCGCGGCGGTAATCAGTGGCTTTACCCGGATGCTGTCGGAAGCGATCGCCTCCAGAGCTTCTGGATACTCTCCGGCAATCGCGCAGGAGCCGAGCACATCGAGTTCCCGGGTGACCACGACCTGCAAAGGCAGGGGCACGTTCGGCGAAAGATTTCCCACAAGCACCACCCGCCCCCCCTTCCGGACCGAACGGATCGCAAAATCCACCGTGGGCGCAGCACCCACGACTTCCATCGCAATATCCACCTCGAACGGGGCAAGCCCCGGTCCGCCAATCGCGGTCTCATCCGCTCCGAGCTCGCGCGCCAGCTCCAAGCGCCCTTCGTCCAGATCGACAGCGATCACTTTTCCGGCACCGGCACGCTTCAGCGCCTGGACGACCAGCAGCCCGATCAAGCCCACACCTACGACGAGCACCGTACTTCCCTCGAGATCGCCCGCCCGCCTCACCGCATGCAAGGCAACTCCCACCGGTTCGGCAAAGGCTGCTTCCTCAAAGGACAGCGCCTCCGGCAAGCGGTGCAGGATCCGCTGCGGCACCGTCACGTATTCCGCAAAGGCTCCATCTCGGCGGAACTCCGCACAAGCGACCCCCACCACCTGGCGGGAGTCGCAAAGATTCACGCGGCCCTCGCGGCAGTAGCCGCACTCGCCACACCACACCGTGGAATCGAAGGTGACACGATCGCCCGCTCTCCACGCGCTCACGCCTTCACCCGCCGCATCCACGATGCCGCTCGCCTCGTGACCCATCACCAGCGGCGGGATCCGCCTGCCGCTGCCGCCGTCCATGCCATGCAGGTCGCTGCCGCAGATGCCGCAGGCTTTCACCCGCAGTCGCACTTCGCCAAAACCAGGCTGGGGCTGCGGCAGATCCACCACCGCCAGCTCGGACGGTGCCACGAGTTGCAGCGCTCTCATCACTTGCTGACGCGTTCGAGATCCCTGACTTCCACCTTCGCCCACCAATCCTTGAAGGCATTGATGAAAACGTAGTGATCCGGGTCTTCCTGATAGATATCCTGGGCCTCCACGGATTCAAACGTGAAGGAAGTCGCATAGTCCCAGGACTGGTCGATCACCGGGCGCTCCATCACCTTGGCCGGCACGGCCCAAAAGCCGCTGACCAGTCCCTTCACCTTCAAAAGGTCATCAAGGCCCGCTTCGAAAGCCTTGCGGTCAGCCTCGTTCTTCCGCTCGTCCTTCAGCCAGAAATACACATGGTGTTCCATACGGCCGCTCGTTTAACGGCAGCCACGAAAGGGAGCAAGCGCGCGGCGCGCATGCAGTTCCCCGCATCCACGCCGCCGGATCTTTCAAGCTCAGCGCTTCTTCCGCAGGAAAGCCGGGACGTCGAGGTCTTCACCCTCGAAGAGGCTCGGGGATGCTCCTTCGAAGCGACCGCGCGGACCGCCATCGAAGCTCAACTCACCTTGGCCTTTTCCCGTGCCACGCGCTTTCGCGGGTGCGGCAGGCTTCTCCTCAGCGGCAGCTTCGCCAATATCGGTGAAAGCCTCGTCGAGATCGTCAAATACCCCCGGGAGGATCACCGGCTTGCCTTCCGCCTTCGGCTCGGATTCAGGCTCCGGTTCCAAGCGGGTTGCCTCCACCGGTTCGTCTGCGGCGTCGTCCTTCGCGGAAACTTCGAAGAAAGCAGGCTCCTCATCTTCTTCCTCCAGAGCCTCGGAGACTTCCTCGGCCACCTTGAAATCATCGTCGTCGATCGAGATCTCCTCGTTCGTAACGAAGGTCCCCGATACCGAAGCCGCGGCGGAAATTCCCGCGAAGTCTTCTTCGGAGGTGTCCACGGCCGCGGCCTCGGGAGCGCTATGATCGATCGAGAAAGGAGAGCTCTCCGATTCAGCAAAAGGGGTGTCGTCCTCGACAACCGCGGCAGGCTCCGGAGCCGGTTTGGTCACCGTGGTGAACTCCGCAATCGTCGGAACCGGCTCGTCCGAAAACAGGCTCGCCGCAGTCATGGCCGGCGCGACTGCCTTCCGTTCGCGGGGCGGCGGCGGGGCGGCTACTGCGACCGGTTTCTCCTCCTCTTCCGGCTCATCCACCGAAAAACCCACCGTCGGCTCCAGCAAGGCAGGCTTCTCCAGCGGCGAGGTCCGCTGCGCATGCAGGCGATCCTCCGGCAGGGAGCTCACCATCGTGATGCTCAGGTAGTCGCCCATGCTCGGATCGACTGCCGCGCCAAAGAGCACGTGCGCCTTGTCCGGGACGTGCTTCGAGAGACTCTGCATGAGCAATTCGATCTCGTAGAGGGTGAGGTCTTCGCCACCGCAGAGGTGAACCAGCACCGTCTCGGTATCGCGCAGCAGTGCGCCTTGATCGAGCAGCGGGCTGTTGAGGGCATTGCGCAGCGCCTTCTGCGCGCGGTCCTTGCCGCTCGCAATGCCCGAGCCGAAGAGACAGCGGGAGCGCGTCGTACGCAGCGCGGTCATCAGGTCGTCCAGACCGACATTGATCAGGCCCGGGCGGATCACCAGGCGGATCACCGCCTTGATGCTCTCCGAAATCATGCGGTCCGCCGCGGCGAAGGCTTCATGGATGCCT
This portion of the Luteolibacter luteus genome encodes:
- a CDS encoding cell division protein FtsZ gives rise to the protein MIEFPRDSQNTIPSSSVKIVGLGGAGTNMLDRVVLDGMDGAEMLAINTDIRTLSGSVARDRIQLGRNLTKGLGAGGDPELGQQAVLEAEGEVRAALKGRKIVFLCVGLGGGTGSGAAPIVCRIAREEGAFVVVFATMPFSFEGRRRREQAETSLNELAVLSNALVTFDNTRMGDLVLAKQGIHEAFAAADRMISESIKAVIRLVIRPGLINVGLDDLMTALRTTRSRCLFGSGIASGKDRAQKALRNALNSPLLDQGALLRDTETVLVHLCGGEDLTLYEIELLMQSLSKHVPDKAHVLFGAAVDPSMGDYLSITMVSSLPEDRLHAQRTSPLEKPALLEPTVGFSVDEPEEEEKPVAVAAPPPPRERKAVAPAMTAASLFSDEPVPTIAEFTTVTKPAPEPAAVVEDDTPFAESESSPFSIDHSAPEAAAVDTSEEDFAGISAAASVSGTFVTNEEISIDDDDFKVAEEVSEALEEEDEEPAFFEVSAKDDAADEPVEATRLEPEPESEPKAEGKPVILPGVFDDLDEAFTDIGEAAAEEKPAAPAKARGTGKGQGELSFDGGPRGRFEGASPSLFEGEDLDVPAFLRKKR
- a CDS encoding Dabb family protein is translated as MEHHVYFWLKDERKNEADRKAFEAGLDDLLKVKGLVSGFWAVPAKVMERPVIDQSWDYATSFTFESVEAQDIYQEDPDHYVFINAFKDWWAKVEVRDLERVSK
- a CDS encoding zinc-dependent alcohol dehydrogenase; this translates as MRALQLVAPSELAVVDLPQPQPGFGEVRLRVKACGICGSDLHGMDGGSGRRIPPLVMGHEASGIVDAAGEGVSAWRAGDRVTFDSTVWCGECGYCREGRVNLCDSRQVVGVACAEFRRDGAFAEYVTVPQRILHRLPEALSFEEAAFAEPVGVALHAVRRAGDLEGSTVLVVGVGLIGLLVVQALKRAGAGKVIAVDLDEGRLELARELGADETAIGGPGLAPFEVDIAMEVVGAAPTVDFAIRSVRKGGRVVLVGNLSPNVPLPLQVVVTRELDVLGSCAIAGEYPEALEAIASDSIRVKPLITAAVGLENGVDAFVKAKAPGALKVLVTS
- a CDS encoding SDR family NAD(P)-dependent oxidoreductase, which codes for MNLFDLTGKTALVTGASRGLGKGFALALARAGADVVVTSRTLSSLDSTVAEIEVMGRKAWPVVLDVREKESIEAAAEAAWAAAGKLDILVNNAGCNVRKPALEVTWEDWNLILDTNLRGVFFTAQAIARRMVERGYGRIINIGSVTCVNGYAGLAPYGASRGGVKQLTMSLADDWGKHGVTVNCLAPGWFKTAQNAVMYEDAGWVDYLTDRIPLKRPGAPGDLDGTLVFLASDASAYMTGQTLLVDGGISVGAVKAVPRK